A window from Herbaspirillum sp. meg3 encodes these proteins:
- a CDS encoding fimbrial protein: MKNYIVLAIAALTPIVSFATDGNISLTGNLQPSTCVVTTPSVSVSLTGPNGLPQKTFTGVGSATTMVPFNIGLNCGGVAAKVYMTLTDRQKPGNTSNTLGLSANSTAAGLGIQVFLPSRSTTTPLTFGPDSSTVGNINQFSVVTVDDDDDVNIALSARYIQTAATVTPGTAMGVATFTMSYQ, translated from the coding sequence ATGAAGAATTACATCGTTCTGGCAATCGCGGCCCTGACTCCCATCGTGAGCTTTGCCACTGATGGCAATATCAGTCTCACCGGCAATCTACAGCCATCGACCTGCGTTGTCACGACACCCAGCGTCAGCGTGAGCCTGACCGGCCCCAATGGCTTGCCACAGAAAACGTTCACCGGCGTGGGTTCCGCCACCACGATGGTACCGTTCAACATCGGCCTCAATTGCGGCGGCGTAGCCGCCAAGGTCTACATGACACTGACCGATCGGCAAAAGCCGGGAAACACCAGCAACACCCTGGGCTTGAGCGCAAACTCCACTGCTGCCGGCCTGGGGATACAGGTCTTCCTGCCCAGCCGCTCAACGACGACACCGCTGACATTCGGCCCCGATTCCTCCACCGTCGGCAACATCAATCAGTTTTCAGTCGTTACTGTGGACGACGACGACGATGTCAATATCGCGCTAAGCGCACGCTATATTCAGACCGCAGCCACCGTCACCCCCGGCACCGCCATGGGCGTGGCAACTTTTACAATGTCGTATCAGTAG
- a CDS encoding fimbrial protein — translation MMKILIRALFLLVLCSLPYVSYANCTGTNATFAFGNANAGSASIGSSFATTTVAITYTCSDKGANAPSWPTVYNNWSFQTLPVGNGVPAGNFSKVFPTNIGGVGITFKEVLTNSPISETIGKNSFCWSTPLVNDPCYVLPSGRCTLPGTCVLNIQADLIKTGNISPGALSGKVINVSYYAFGATTGTIVGGINMTGMVGTTTCTIAPVTVNLGTAQPRNLTNGQPSSPKLVNLRLVCDKPPQNLSYQMSPLSGAVVGNACDGTMRNAGTGTARNAGIRFMREGANICWNTATPTNISAGSSKVIDVQFFAQMIGTGRTTSSGSVVGNAVATFTYQ, via the coding sequence ATGATGAAAATACTTATTCGCGCACTCTTCCTCTTAGTCCTCTGCAGCTTGCCGTACGTAAGTTATGCAAATTGCACCGGGACGAATGCGACCTTTGCTTTTGGCAATGCAAACGCAGGGAGTGCCAGTATCGGCAGTAGCTTTGCCACCACCACTGTGGCAATCACTTATACATGCTCTGACAAAGGTGCCAACGCCCCCTCATGGCCTACCGTGTACAACAACTGGTCATTTCAGACACTGCCGGTCGGTAATGGAGTCCCTGCCGGTAATTTTTCAAAAGTATTTCCCACCAACATTGGGGGCGTAGGCATTACCTTCAAAGAAGTCTTAACAAATTCTCCTATCAGCGAAACCATCGGCAAGAACAGTTTTTGCTGGAGTACGCCGCTTGTGAATGACCCTTGTTACGTCTTGCCATCAGGGCGTTGCACGTTGCCGGGAACCTGTGTTCTCAATATCCAGGCGGACCTGATCAAAACCGGGAATATTTCTCCGGGCGCGTTATCGGGAAAAGTTATCAATGTGAGCTACTACGCCTTCGGCGCAACAACAGGGACGATCGTCGGCGGAATCAATATGACAGGAATGGTAGGCACCACAACATGCACCATTGCCCCCGTGACCGTCAATCTTGGCACCGCTCAGCCACGTAACCTCACCAATGGTCAACCGTCGTCGCCCAAACTCGTCAATTTGCGACTGGTCTGTGATAAACCACCACAAAATCTTTCTTACCAAATGAGCCCTCTAAGCGGAGCCGTCGTCGGCAATGCCTGTGATGGAACGATGCGAAATGCTGGGACCGGTACTGCAAGAAATGCGGGCATACGATTCATGCGCGAAGGCGCCAATATTTGCTGGAACACCGCTACGCCCACAAATATTTCCGCCGGTTCAAGCAAGGTTATCGACGTCCAATTTTTTGCACAGATGATCGGAACTGGCAGAACCACGTCCTCCGGCAGTGTTGTCGGCAACGCCGTGGCGACATTTACTTATCAATAA